A stretch of Henckelia pumila isolate YLH828 chromosome 4, ASM3356847v2, whole genome shotgun sequence DNA encodes these proteins:
- the LOC140865853 gene encoding uncharacterized protein, translated as MAVSARVCHVPNGRILPPLRRKNPAFSPPFRNAQPIHSSSQFSSLALNPRIPSIFRPLAFNRSPPSSPSKFQAGRFTDKRFANVSWGPKEDVFHWNYVCVGDGNNGVAAVDEKGPEVAVVLLGWLGSKTKHLKRYVSLYNARGLHAITFVASVTDLLGFDLGRRIEERIQRLSDELVSWLSRNDGRERFLIFHAFSNTGWLAYGEVLKNLRERKDIMEKIKGCVVDSGGDPNIDPKVWAAGFSTALLKRTISSTSPSVGEGTEPTVAVEGTNIEEKKPFFLEILQLSAFVKFFSFLLNLPSVHRRLRKLVSILSHDQPPLQLYLYSTEDKVIPFEAIKSFIEGQRRTGRKVIAFNFGSSPHVDHYRTFPELYTLQLDYFLKECRLILVDSQKHSNL; from the exons ATGGCGGTCTCCGCCCGCGTTTGCCATGTCCCAAATGGCCGTATATTGCCACCCCTCCGCCGCAAGAATCCAGCTTTCAGTCCCCCATTTCGCAATGCTCAACCCATTCATTCTTCTTCGCAGTTTTCTTCACTGGCACTTAACCCGCGGATTCCCTCCATCTTCAGACCCCTGGCCTTCAATCGCTCCCCTCCGAGCTCTCCGTCGAAATTCCAAGCTGGCCGCTTCACGGACAAGCGATTCGCCAACGTTTCGTGGGGACCTAAGGAGGATGTTTTCCACTGGAATTATGTCTGCGTGGGTGATGGGAACAATGGTGTTGCTGCTGTTGATGAGAAGGGCCCTGAGGTTGCGGTGGTTCTTTTGGGGTGGCTAGGGTCGAAGACCAAGCATTTGAAGAGGTATGTTAGCTTGTATAATGCGAGGGGTCTACACGCTATCACCTTCGTGGCTTCGGTGACGGATTTGCTGGGGTTTGATTTGGGAAGGAGGATCGAAGAGAGGATCCAGAGGTTATCCGATGAGCTGGTCTCGTGGCTGTCGAGGAACGATGGGCGGGAGAGATTCTTGATCTTCCACGCGTTCAGTAATACGGGTTGGCTTGC GTATGGTGAGGTTCTCAAAAATTTGAGAGAGAGAAAAGATATAATGGAGAAGATTAAAGGATGTGTGGTGGACTCTGGAGGAGACCCCAATATTGATCCCAAG GTATGGGCAGCAGGATTTTCCACAGCTTTGTTGAAGAGAACTATCTCCTCTACCTCTCCTTCAGTAGGAGAAGGAACCGAACCAACAGTTGCTGTAGAGGGAACAAATATAGAAGAGAAGAAACCTTTTTTTCTCGAAATCTTGCAGTTATCTGCATTTGTGAAATTTTTCTCCTTCCTTCTTAACTTGCCTAGTGTACATCG GAGATTGAGAAAGTTGGTTTCAATCCTTTCACATGATCAGCCTCCATTGCAGCTTTATCTATACAGCACTGAAGACAAAGTCATTCCATTCGAAGCTATAAAATCATTCATTGAGGGCCAAAGGAGGACCGGGAGGAAAGTGATCGCTTTTAACTTTGGCTCGTCTCCTCATGTGGACCATTATCGAACTTTTCCTGAGCTTTACACCCTTCAACTTGACTATTTTTTGAAGGAGTGTCGATTGATCTTGGTAGACTCGCAGAAACATTCGAATTTATAA